In one Cercospora beticola chromosome 1, complete sequence genomic region, the following are encoded:
- a CDS encoding uncharacterized protein (BUSCO:EOG09260AEC), producing MKLTNSGAVPVYTVAGASTARPLPEWLARRRKRSLKKDAEYANRVELLQDFEFDEASQCVRVSEDGEWVMSTGTYKPQIHVHYLPHLSLSFARHTNTVNNTFVLLSQDYTKSLHLQTDRFLEFHSPGGLHYSTRIPRYGRDLKYNARNAEALVPAVGVNADGMGEVFRLNLELGRFMKGYEVDVGGDDVNTVGAGALQGGINTGAVNCAAIADQSHGLLAFGTSLGTVEFWDSRSRNRVSALGAPRSTLDQDLDERPEITALSFHRSGLELATGSSTGIVRTYDLRSPVPLLEKQQGYDYPIRTLKYIQSPLASDKILSADRKGIKLWDAKSGDYWTGIEPAVDLNHVEWVPSSGMFLTANEGRQQHSFFIPQLGPAPRWCAFLDNIVEEMAEDAEDPQAFRSTNSGAGEVYDNYKFLDMKQLRELSLDHLVGTTNLLRPYMHGYFVAQKLYEQARLLTNPDLAEQQRQKSIQEKIDKERESRIRGSKKIAVKVNRKFAETLLAREEANERRKAQRVLKQGGDQPLAKPTEAAADAKPAIDDRFRSMFENEDFEIDETSREFAMHNPSTVPTTTSKPRGLTAVEEEALEDGNHASSNDEDDEDEEDEAEVAARQRQRQRKSDGAESADRIGSTSYKKSRKRPQNQRNDGPAMRVSSSTQKVRKPQRDKSFGDLASSLPARTRHQGHGGDDDKPFGEKQISFTPASKSKKRPQQQSNDDNGRSVGRGKERRSASGNVFRRM from the exons ATGAAGCTCACTAACAGCGGTGCGGTGCCCGTGTACACCGTCGCAGGGGCGTCTACAGCTCGTCCACTGCCCGAATGGCTCGCGCGGCGGCGAAAGCGCAGCCTCAAAAAGGACGCCGAATACGCCAACCGTGTGGAGCTGCTGCAGGACTTTGAATTCGACGAGGCCAGCCAATGCGTGCGCGtcagcgaagatggcgaatGGGTCATGAGTACAG GCACCTACAAGCCGCAAATCCATGTCCACTACCTGCCCCATCTCTCGCTGTCCTTCGCCCGCCATACCAATACCGTCAACAACACTTTTGTTCTCCTTTCTCAAGACTACACCAAATCGCTGCATTTGCAGACAGACCGCTTCCTCGAGTTCCACAGCCCTGGTGGTCTACACTACAGCACACGCATCCCGCGATACGGACGAGATCTCAAGTACAATGCACGCAATGCCGAAGCACTTGTGCCCGCCGTTGGAGTCAATGCGGACGGCATGGGTGAAGTTTTCCGTCTCAACCTGGAGCTGGGTCGATTCATGAAGGGGTATGAAGTAGATGTTGGAGGGGACGATGTTAATACAGTGGGTGCCGGCGCTCTTCAGGGAGGAATCAACACTGGTGCGGTCAATTGCGCTGCCATCGCAGACCAGAGTCATGGATTACTGGCATTTGGAACATCGCTAGGAACGGTCGAGTTCTGGGATTCTCGCTCACGAAATCGGGTTAGCGCACTCGGAGCACCCAGGTCGACGCTAGATCAGGATCTGGATGAGAGGCCAGAGATCACGGCACTTTCGTTCCACCGTTCTGGTCTCGAGCTTGCCactggcagcagcactggCATCGTTCGCACGTATGACCTACGATCGCCCGTGCCACTTTTGGAGAAACAGCAAGGTTACGATTATCCTATTCGAACCCTGAAATATATTCAATCGCCACTGGCCTCCGATAAAATCCTCAGTGCGGATCGCAAAGGCATCAAACTGTGGGACGCGAAGTCAGGCGACTACTGGACAGGAATCGAACCTGCCGTAGACCTCAATCACGTCGAATGGGTGCCATCCAGTGGCATGTTCTTGACGGCCAACGAGGGACGACAGCAGCACTCTTTCTTCATTCCTCAACTTGGACCGGCTCCGAGATGGTGTGCCTTTTTGGACAATATCGTAGAGGAGATGGCCGAAGACGCCGAAGATCCACAGGCTTTCCGTTCCACCAACTCCGGGGCAGGAGAAGTCTATGATAATTACAAGTTCCTGGACATGAAGCAGCTCAGGGAATTGAGTTTGGACCATTTGGTCGGGACGACGAATTTGCTTCGACCTTATATGCATGGTTACTTTGTGGCACAAAAGCTGTATGAACAGGCGCGATTACTCACAAATCCCGACCTGGCGGAGCAACAGAGGCAGAAGAGTATTCAGGAGAAGATCGACAAGGAGAGGGAAAGCCGCATCCGTGGCTCGAAGAAGATTGCGGTCAAGGTCAACCGCAAATTTGCGGAGACTCTGCTTGCTAGAGAAGAAGCCAACGAGCGTCGTAAGGCCCAGCGCGTCCTCAAACAAGGTGGCGATCAGCCTCTCGCGAAGCCGACAGAGGCTGCAGCGGACGCCAAACCTGCTATTGACGATCGTTTCAGGAGCATGTTTGAGAATGAGGATTTCGAGATCGATGAGACCAGTCGAGAATTCGCTATGCATAACCCATCCACAGTTCCAACCACAACGTCAAAACCACGCGGCCTTACTGCggtcgaggaagaggcgCTGGAGGATGGTAACCACGCAAGCAgtaacgacgaagacgatgaagatgaagaggatgaggcaGAGGTGGCTGCTCGTCAACGACAACGCCAGCGAAAGTCGGACGGGGCCGAGTCAGCAGATCGTATCGGGTCGACCTCGTACAAGAAGTCCAGGAAAAGGCCGCAAAATCAAAGAAACGATGGGCCGGCGATGCGAgtatcatcatcaacacaaAAGGTTCGCAAACCACAGCGAGACAAATCATTCGGCGATCTCGCTAGTTCTTTGCCAGCTCGGACGCGACATCAAGGACATGGCGGAGACGACGACAAGCCGTTTGGTGAGAAGCAGATCAGTTTCACGCCTGCATCGAAGTCAAAGAAGCGgccacagcagcagagcaacgaCGACAATGGGAGAAGTGTTGGCAGAGGGAAAGAACGGAGAAGTGCCAGTGGTAATGTGTTCAGGAGAATGTAG
- a CDS encoding uncharacterized protein (BUSCO:EOG092649XV): MSRLVHNSKPSPMGKADDGEICPVCKSSRYLNASLRFLVNPSCYHRMCESCVDRLFSHGPQPCPIPGCRETLRKNRFRQQTFEDIQVEREVDIRRKVAAVFNRREDEFESLRDYNDYLNDVEDITFNLINRIDVEETERRFREYEMANQREIAENASLAEQESMSYSSLQKAEREVARQRRETARREEADERREAQANKRDVLRRLENGQDPDSVAKEAQGATLKKRLNRQDAAARQQQLQATSEVKTGRGAGGNGNTLIKGLKAKVKTEPDAPIDPFGGYNFGVKRYYSTQSKYVWDVLQSTANDGKHGPGGYEVSVFTDRALCEAFSGLGCFIADECTEASKQDQNEQFAGTARAAAGAADITMSDSI, from the coding sequence ATGTCGCGGCTGGTGCACAACAGCAAGCCGTCGCCCATGGGCAAGGCAGACGACGGCGAGATCTGCCCCGTGTGCAAGAGCAGTCGTTACCTTAATGCCAGCCTGCGATTTCTCGTCAACCCATCATGCTACCACCGCATGTGCGAGTCGTGTGTCGACCGGCTCTTCTCCCATGGACCACAGCCGTGCCCGATTCCAGGATGCCGCGAGACATTGCGCAAGAATCGCTTCCGTCAGCAGACCTTCGAGGACATCCAGGTCGAGCGCGAAGTCGACATTCGGCGCAAGGTGGCGGCAGTCTTCAACCGCCGTGAGGACGAATTCGAGAGCTTGCGCGACTACAATGACTACCTGAACGACGTGGAAGACATCACCTTCAACCTCATCAACCGCATCGACGTCGAGGAAACGGAGCGGCGATTCCGAGAGTACGAAATGGCAAATCAGAGGGAGATTGCAGAGAATGCGTCTCTGGCAGAGCAGGAAAGCATGTCATATTCTTCACTGCAGAAAGCCGAGCGCGAGGTCGCGCGCCAGCGGAGAGAGACTGCCCGGCGAGAAGAGGCAGACGAGCGGAGGGAAGCACAGGCGAACAAGCGCGACGTATTGCGACGATTGGAGAACGGGCAGGACCCAGACTCGGTCGCgaaagaagctcaaggtgCGACACTGAAGAAACGATTGAACCGGCAAGACGCAGCAGCGAgacaacagcagctgcaggccACTTCAGAAGTGAAGACAGGACGCGGCGCTGGTGGTAATGGTAACACCCTGATCAAAGGACTCAAAGCAAAAGTCAAGACAGAACCCGACGCTCCGATCGATCCATTCGGTGGCTACAATTTCGGGGTCAAGAGGTATTATTCCACACAGAGCAAGTACGTCTGGGACGTCTTGCAAAGTACTGCGAATGATGGCAAGCATGGGCCTGGTGGATACGAAGTTTCTGTATTCACTGATCGTGCTCTATGCGAAGCCTTCAGTGGACTTGGCTGCTTCATCGCGGACGAATGCACTGAGGCTAGCAAGCAGGATCAGAATGAGCAATTCGCTGGCACGGCTAGGGCAGCGGCGGGAGCTGCGGACATCACAATGAGCGATTCTATATGA
- the TIM17 gene encoding translocase of the inner membrane (BUSCO:EOG09265E6R) has protein sequence MAEKGHGLDHSRDPCPWVALSDFGGAFCMGAIGGAVWHGVKGFRNSPYGERRIGAITAIKARAPVLGGNFGVWGGLFSTFDCAVKGVRKKEDPWNAIIAGFFTGGSLAVRGGPRAIRNGAIGCAILLAVIEGVGIGFQRMMAENTKLELPPPPPSSTGSGSEGRLAPA, from the exons ATGGCGGAGAAAGGACACGGCCTTGACCACTCCAGAGACCCATGTCCCTGGGTGGCTCTCTCAGATTTTGGCGGCGCCTTCTGCATGGGA GCCATCGGCGGTGCAGTATGGCACGGCGTTAAAGGTTTCAGAAACAGCCCCTATGGCGAACGACGAATCGGAG CAATCACTGCCATCAAAGCACGAGCGCCGGTACTTGGAGGCAACTTTGGAGTCTGGGGAGGCCTGTTCAGCACATTCGACTGCGCAGTAAAAGGCGTACGAAAGAAGGAGGATCCATGGAACGCAATCATCGCAGGTTTCTTCACAGGTGGCTCGCTGGCAGTACGAGGAGGCCCTCGCGCGATACGAAACGGCGCGATTGGATGTGCCATTTTATTAGCAGTCATCGAAGGAGTCGGCATTGGATTCCAAAGAATGATGGCCGAGAACACCAAATTGGaacttcctcctccgcccCCGAGCAGTACGGGCTCAGGCAGTGAAGGCCGATTAGCACCGGCTTGA